CTTTCCGTTCAGACTCGATTTTGATTCATCGAAGATGTTGTTTCTTGTTTATGGCGACAGGAATTCAAACGGCATGAAAGACGACGGCGAGGAAGTTCTCGGACCATACAAGCTCAGGAGCGGCATTACGTTCGGATCGGCGGCGTCAATCGGCCCTAATGATACGCAAATACCTGAAGACGGGATAAGTCTGGTTGACAACCGTCTGAGCTTCAACTCGATTGGCTCATCAAATGCAGGTACAATATATCTGAAAAAAGCTCAGAGAACAGCCGCCATCAGGATAATGTCCGCAACCGGGGCTGTAGTCTGCTGGATTTATGATGGAAAATGGAGGAAGAAATGAGGAAAGGATTCGGTCTGATTGAGGTATTGATAACAATTGCACTGGTATTTTTTATTACATGCGGAACTATAAGGTTTTTAATGGCTTCAACCAAAACGGGCATCGATTCCAATTCAAGAACTTATGCATCTGTTGCTGCACATACAAAGCTGGTTTCCTTGAAGAAGGTATCTCTTGCGGATCCGGATATCACAGTCGGATGGCATGTAGACAAAGGTAATCCTTTTGTTCAGTGCAACATGAATTACTGCAGATTCTGGAGGGTTACTTTAAACAAGGACGGCAGCAGGTCAATAAATGTGCATGTCATATGGAACTCTGAAGAAATACCCGGTACGGTCTCGTCGGAAGAGGATCTCAAAGCATGCGGCAGGTCCGGGGTTGAATTCAAGGGAACAAGAGACGCCCTGATGCCTTAGTCATAAGGGCGTCTTTATACGGTTAGGGCTACATGACCTCGTTCTGTGTCTGAGCGACAGCAGCATCGATCTGGGCCTTCAAATCAGCCGGTAATCCCGGGATATCGACATTAAGAAAACCCCTGACAATTGTAGATGTGGACTCGTCTTCCGACAAGCCTCTGGACATCAGGTAAAGTATCTCCTCCTGGTTGATCTTTCCCACAGCCGCCTCATGTGACATTTCAACACCTTCGGCCTTGCCGTGAAGCTCCGGAACTGCAA
The nucleotide sequence above comes from Desulfomonilia bacterium. Encoded proteins:
- a CDS encoding prepilin-type N-terminal cleavage/methylation domain-containing protein, whose product is MHCKRIWEADRRRGVSLVELLVVIFLVAIIASISVPFLGGVIEKRSLDNEVDFISGTISTSRTKAIEKGFPFRLDFDSSKMLFLVYGDRNSNGMKDDGEEVLGPYKLRSGITFGSAASIGPNDTQIPEDGISLVDNRLSFNSIGSSNAGTIYLKKAQRTAAIRIMSATGAVVCWIYDGKWRKK
- a CDS encoding prepilin-type N-terminal cleavage/methylation domain-containing protein, which gives rise to MRKGFGLIEVLITIALVFFITCGTIRFLMASTKTGIDSNSRTYASVAAHTKLVSLKKVSLADPDITVGWHVDKGNPFVQCNMNYCRFWRVTLNKDGSRSINVHVIWNSEEIPGTVSSEEDLKACGRSGVEFKGTRDALMP